The nucleotide window GTCCCGGACGGCTGGGACCCCAAGGACTACGAGCCGACGCTCCAGGCCGCCCTTCGCGCACTGCGGCCTCGCAGCACCGAAGCGGAGGCGGAGAAGGAACAGTCCGCCGGCACGCCCGCTCACCCCGCTCATCCCTTTGCCGCACCTCCCCGTTGACGCGTCGAAGCAAAGCCCCCCGCAAACAACGCCAGCGGCTTCGTAAACCCTATATGAGCAGGCCGAATTCGTAGTAGGGCCAAATCCATCACACGAAGCGGACACCCTCAACAGGCTTTGCGCGAATACCGTCCCGTGTCCCGCCGGGCGCGCAACTTCCCCCGGCAGCTTCCCGCCTGACGGGAAGCAATCAACAAGTGCGCTCACCGGACGAGCTTCGCAACTGACGCACTGGTTGTGGCCGTGAGGACGAGTTGATGGTGCCTGGGTAGGGTCGCCCGCATGCCCCTTCCTCGTCACGACGGAACAGCTCCTGGTGCTGATCGAGCAGGGCCTTGCGCGCGGCGACGAACTCCGCGTCGATCCGACCCCACTTGATCTCCAACTGCTCGGTGACCTTCGCGAACTCCAGCCGCACCGCGCCCTGCTCCGCGTGGTACTCGCCGGAGATGGTGAGCAGCTCACGGATCTGGTCCGAGGTGAGGTCGAGCTCCTTGTGGTGCGCGAGCAGCCGGTCGAACAAGGCGCCGGCGGGCGCCATCGACTCACACGGAGTGTCGATCAAGTAGCCGGGTTTCGCGAACGCGGCGTGGTTGACGGTGCACACAAACAAACTCCTTCTGACAGGCCCAAGACGTTGGTCGTCTCATGAAGGCGCCCCCAGCATCGGCATGCGCCCGGCCGGAAAGGAGGATCGGGTGTGGAACCAGTGTGGAACCAACGTGGCATTTCCTGGCTGACCAGCCGCAACAGGGCGACCTCCGCTCCGAGTTCCAGGGCGGCTCACGCCCGGAGGTGCCAGGGCCTGCTCGTCGGTGTCGGTCTCGGTGTCGACGGTGAGCTGCACAGATCCCCCGTCGTTCGCCGCCACGCTACGGACGAGTCAGCGCCAGGTCGTAATACAAGGAGAGCGAGGCCTCGGCGCCCGACCCCTGCGAGGTGACAATCCGCTGGTAGCGGCCCGATCGGATGTCCCCGGCGGTAAAGATCCGCGGGTGCTGCAGGTACGGCGGGCAGTAGCCGTCGGCGTCCTGGACGAGACCCTCGATCGCGGCCGGCTTGGTGCCGAGGTTGTTGAGCACGGTGTCCACGGCGTAGGAGGTCTCCTTGCCGTCCCGGTTTTTGACCTGCACTGTCCACGGGGGTCCGTATGAGGAGGGGGTGATGGTGACGTGGGAGACGGGCACGTTCCGCACCCGCTCGTCGGCGGCGACCTCGGTCGTCTTGTAGTCGTCGCCGGGCGGGCACAGCACATGCAGCGGCTGGGCGGCGTCGGGATGGGCCCGCAGCCACGTCCCTAGCGGCCGGTCGCCCCCCAGGACGTACGTACGCCCCCCGAGGTCTTCCGGGGTGACGCGCCACAGCGGTGCGGGCAGAAAGCCGTCCGGGGCGGTGACCCAGGATGAGTCGGTGGGCACGAGCTCGGCGACGCCGGTCGAGACGACCGCAGCGCGCCCCCGAAGCAACGCCCCGTCCTCCAGTCGGAGTTCCGCCCCGTCATCTCGTCCGGCAACCGCCACGGCGTGTGCCCGTACGACGGTGCAGTTCCCTGGCGCCTGGATTCGCGCCAGGTCCTGCTCCAGGGCGAGGGCCAGCTCAGGGCCAGTCGACCAGTTTCCCGGAACGTTCGCCACGGAGTCGATACGGTGCAGCTTCTCCCCGATGCGCTCGCCTTCCACCACGATCGTGCGCAGCTGCAGGCTGGCCGCCATCACCGCGGCCGCCACCCCGGCCGGCCCCGCCCCCACGATCAGCAGGTCAGCGTCGAATGCCGGCGCACTCATGCGCAAGCCCCTTGATGGCCCAGTTGCTCAAGAACTTCCTGGCTGGTGACGAGCTGGGCTGCGCTGATGTTGCGGGCGGCCAGGAGCAGCGCCGCGTCGTGATATCGCTTCCCGCCGCTGGAGGCGCAGGCGTCGGTGACGATCCACGGCCTGTACCCGGCGTGATAGGCGGCCACCGCCGAGTCGTACACGCAGGAGTCGGTGTCGATGCCGCACAGCACCAGATCACTCCACCCGGCCTCGCGGATCACTTGGGCGCCCTCCACGGTGAAGACGCTCGACTGCCCCTTGTCGATGACCGCGGCCGCCGTCTCCACGTACGGCGCGAGCTCGTCGACTACGGCTTGTTCCTGCGCCGTGCGCAGGTCGGTCCACCCGGTGATCCGCTCGTACGGGGAGCCCGGAGCGTTGTGGAAACGGGCGAATACGACAGGTGCACCCGCCTTCCGCCACTGCTTGACCAGATGGGCGATCGCGGGGACAACGGCACGGCTGTGCCCGTTGACGAAGCCGTTCTGCACATCGACAACGATGAGCGCCGTCGTGCGAGGATCCACCAAGTCCTCCTTCCCCAGGGCCATCACGGATTTCCGTCCCGAAGAGCATCCTGGGCGGCGCGGAGCCGATCCGGAAGCTCGCTTGTCGCCAAGATCGCCTCGCGCATCCCGCGGTGCTGAGCAGTCTCGGTAGGC belongs to Streptomyces sp. Edi4 and includes:
- a CDS encoding isochorismatase family cysteine hydrolase, with the protein product MALGKEDLVDPRTTALIVVDVQNGFVNGHSRAVVPAIAHLVKQWRKAGAPVVFARFHNAPGSPYERITGWTDLRTAQEQAVVDELAPYVETAAAVIDKGQSSVFTVEGAQVIREAGWSDLVLCGIDTDSCVYDSAVAAYHAGYRPWIVTDACASSGGKRYHDAALLLAARNISAAQLVTSQEVLEQLGHQGACA
- a CDS encoding oxidoreductase, which encodes MSAPAFDADLLIVGAGPAGVAAAVMAASLQLRTIVVEGERIGEKLHRIDSVANVPGNWSTGPELALALEQDLARIQAPGNCTVVRAHAVAVAGRDDGAELRLEDGALLRGRAAVVSTGVAELVPTDSSWVTAPDGFLPAPLWRVTPEDLGGRTYVLGGDRPLGTWLRAHPDAAQPLHVLCPPGDDYKTTEVAADERVRNVPVSHVTITPSSYGPPWTVQVKNRDGKETSYAVDTVLNNLGTKPAAIEGLVQDADGYCPPYLQHPRIFTAGDIRSGRYQRIVTSQGSGAEASLSLYYDLALTRP